A part of Bacillus thuringiensis genomic DNA contains:
- a CDS encoding iron-sulfur cluster biosynthesis family protein, whose protein sequence is MYVTVTEAAYKKIMDKIPNEAKYIKLFYDNEGCGCVMSGIIDLVAVAEKDERDVDIESSTMNFIADRTKLVFMDDKLTVDWNEGGGTFQLKSPSQFYNPNMKLHVRV, encoded by the coding sequence ATGTACGTTACTGTAACAGAAGCAGCATATAAAAAGATTATGGATAAGATTCCAAATGAAGCAAAATATATAAAGTTATTTTACGATAATGAAGGTTGCGGTTGTGTAATGAGCGGAATTATCGATTTAGTAGCTGTAGCAGAAAAAGATGAGCGCGATGTTGATATCGAATCCAGCACAATGAATTTTATTGCTGATCGTACAAAGCTTGTATTTATGGATGATAAGTTGACGGTCGATTGGAATGAAGGTGGAGGAACTTTTCAACTGAAGAGCCCGAGTCAATTTTATAATCCGAATATGAAGTTACACGTTCGAGTGTAG
- a CDS encoding collagen-like protein produces MTGPSGSTGPTGITGPSGSTGPTGITGPSGSTGSTGNTGPSGITGPSGSTGPTGITGPTGITGNTGITGPTGITGPSGITGPTGITGPSGITGPTGITGPSGSTGSTGNAGPSGITGPTGITGPSGSTGPTGITGPTGTAGSASAKSIIFQGTNAGFQRIAGSPGIDSNVIPYVTAGAGSIVGFAASINVNNLPAAVYTIDICRNVPTNLSAPTSSYILSTITLTTTDKITGTIVFSIKPTDTGSGQIQVFNPTPAVGPATVTWTSITTGNPVSRGDAISLYINPGITASAVYSIFLITDI; encoded by the coding sequence ATCACCGGCCCTTCTGGTAGCACTGGACCCACTGGCATCACTGGACCTTCTGGTAGCACTGGACCCACCGGCATCACTGGACCTTCTGGTAGCACTGGATCTACTGGAAACACTGGACCTTCTGGCATCACCGGCCCTTCTGGTAGCACTGGACCCACCGGCATCACTGGACCTACCGGCATCACTGGAAACACTGGCATCACCGGACCTACCGGCATCACTGGACCTTCTGGCATCACTGGACCCACCGGCATCACTGGACCTTCTGGCATCACTGGACCCACCGGCATCACTGGACCTTCTGGCAGCACCGGATCTACTGGAAACGCTGGACCTTCTGGCATCACTGGACCTACCGGCATCACTGGACCTTCTGGTAGCACTGGACCCACCGGCATCACTGGACCTACTGGAACTGCGGGTAGTGCATCAGCAAAAAGTATTATTTTTCAAGGAACAAATGCTGGTTTTCAACGTATAGCGGGTTCTCCTGGAATTGACTCCAATGTTATTCCATATGTCACTGCTGGAGCTGGTAGTATAGTCGGATTTGCTGCGTCTATAAATGTAAATAACTTACCTGCTGCTGTTTATACGATTGATATTTGCAGGAATGTCCCAACAAACCTCTCTGCTCCTACCTCTAGTTACATCCTATCTACTATTACCTTAACTACTACTGACAAAATTACTGGAACTATAGTATTTTCGATTAAACCGACGGATACTGGATCAGGACAAATTCAAGTGTTTAATCCTACTCCAGCAGTAGGTCCCGCTACTGTAACTTGGACTAGCATTACAACTGGAAACCCTGTTTCGAGAGGAGATGCTATATCCCTTTATATTAATCCTGGAATTACTGCAAGTGCTGTATATTCCATTTTCCTAATCACCGATATATAA
- a CDS encoding DUF3986 family protein, translating into MDYEYDDSVHLHLDYFGTECDMESIAYKRKNEDVWDVYFNFRAYGLQKGEIETGRFMDEYAGYFVFSVHARDLSWEFGSAQFEEWVLRNQIVEKSLQK; encoded by the coding sequence ATGGATTACGAATATGATGATAGCGTACATTTACATCTTGATTATTTCGGAACAGAATGTGATATGGAATCGATTGCTTATAAGCGGAAGAATGAAGACGTGTGGGATGTGTATTTTAATTTTCGAGCATATGGTCTTCAGAAAGGTGAGATCGAGACAGGTAGATTTATGGATGAATATGCTGGTTATTTCGTTTTTTCTGTACATGCTCGTGATCTTAGCTGGGAATTTGGAAGTGCTCAATTTGAAGAGTGGGTTTTGAGAAATCAAATAGTAGAAAAATCGCTGCAAAAATAG
- a CDS encoding LTA synthase family protein yields the protein MRDEGVKERGNKLRFDFLTQQRRRDEFYLSFSPQESRKNLLISIILSGMWAICLETLFFVMLRSFEFERTKEFFNGKIQLSILIIVLWSVLLYIIHLNKGISHKLRPAIQAYVLLFLIAHTMNWMYIMIQENMSLVLVNNWVYQRYGQYILSLLFIYMIYVFVYSLLGRIFLSVTITSLVLTIFGIVNHFKLIFRGDPFYPSDFTQITQMQSVIPMVMDYFSWWTIFLGIFGIALLVYLVMYIRKHIPVIKPNIITRIILICASTFMVYAYSNYPNTFMSNVLQKYGVTFVAWNQNVNYGDNGFVLGFVSNLDTTVIEKPEEYSKENMLQISNNIKKQYGNNVGKKEKTEKPNIIFFMSEAFWDPTKLMNLSFSEDPMPNLHHYIENFPGGQTVSPVFGGNTANTEFEALTSYSMSFLKQGSIPYQQAVTGQREIPSIASELKKHGYYTNAIHAYGRSFYKRDDVYNVLGIDNFNAEDTMNNIEVDGDYISDVSISKEIIEELNKRQQPTFIHAVTMQNHFPFNPGRFEEKQIEISGLTEEGSKAELETYTEGVRRSDEALKYLVEQIQELERPTILVFFGDHLPILGVNKAIYEEAGYIENEETLNERLAMSETPLLMYANFDLPNDNLGLVSPIYFSNLVLDYAGINKSPFYQFLSEMHKEIPVLKDELKVNKDGEEITDLTKKQKEMLEQYKMIQYDLLAGKQYSKDILFK from the coding sequence ATGCGAGACGAAGGGGTAAAGGAAAGAGGGAATAAATTGCGTTTTGATTTTTTAACACAACAACGAAGAAGAGATGAATTTTATCTTAGTTTTTCTCCTCAGGAGTCGAGGAAGAACCTATTAATTTCTATCATTCTTAGTGGAATGTGGGCGATTTGTTTAGAAACGCTGTTTTTTGTTATGTTAAGATCTTTCGAATTCGAGAGAACTAAAGAGTTTTTTAATGGGAAAATACAGCTAAGTATACTCATTATCGTTTTGTGGAGTGTACTACTATACATCATTCATTTAAATAAAGGCATCAGTCATAAGCTTAGGCCGGCCATTCAAGCTTACGTCTTATTATTTTTAATTGCTCATACAATGAATTGGATGTATATCATGATACAGGAGAATATGAGCCTTGTATTAGTTAATAACTGGGTTTACCAGCGATACGGACAGTATATATTAAGCTTATTATTTATTTATATGATATATGTTTTTGTGTACAGTTTGCTCGGGCGAATCTTTTTGAGTGTCACGATAACAAGTTTGGTGCTAACTATCTTTGGGATTGTGAACCATTTTAAACTTATTTTTAGAGGAGATCCATTCTATCCGTCTGATTTCACACAGATTACTCAAATGCAGTCCGTTATACCAATGGTTATGGACTATTTTAGTTGGTGGACTATATTTTTGGGGATATTTGGGATTGCTCTGCTTGTATATTTAGTGATGTATATACGAAAGCATATTCCAGTTATAAAGCCTAATATAATTACGAGAATTATTTTAATATGTGCTTCTACGTTTATGGTGTATGCATATAGTAATTATCCTAATACATTTATGAGTAATGTATTGCAAAAATATGGGGTAACCTTCGTGGCTTGGAATCAAAATGTAAACTATGGTGATAATGGTTTTGTTTTGGGATTTGTCAGTAACTTAGACACAACTGTCATTGAGAAGCCAGAAGAATATTCAAAAGAAAATATGCTACAAATTTCAAATAATATAAAGAAACAATATGGAAACAATGTAGGGAAAAAAGAAAAGACCGAGAAGCCAAATATTATATTTTTCATGAGTGAAGCTTTTTGGGATCCAACAAAGCTAATGAATCTTTCATTTAGCGAGGATCCGATGCCGAATTTACATCACTATATTGAGAATTTTCCGGGTGGACAAACAGTATCTCCTGTATTCGGGGGAAACACAGCGAATACAGAATTTGAAGCGTTAACGAGCTATTCAATGAGCTTTTTAAAGCAAGGTTCTATACCATATCAACAAGCGGTGACAGGACAGAGAGAAATTCCGTCTATCGCAAGTGAATTGAAAAAACATGGCTATTATACGAATGCAATTCATGCTTATGGAAGATCATTTTATAAGCGGGATGATGTATATAATGTTTTAGGAATTGATAATTTCAACGCAGAAGATACAATGAACAACATAGAGGTAGATGGGGATTATATTAGCGATGTATCTATTAGTAAAGAAATAATAGAGGAATTGAATAAGAGACAGCAACCTACGTTTATTCATGCAGTTACGATGCAAAATCATTTCCCATTCAATCCAGGACGATTTGAAGAGAAGCAAATAGAAATTAGCGGATTAACAGAAGAGGGATCGAAAGCAGAATTAGAAACATATACTGAGGGTGTACGTCGTTCTGATGAGGCTCTAAAATATTTAGTAGAACAAATTCAAGAGCTAGAAAGGCCTACTATATTGGTTTTCTTTGGAGATCACTTACCAATATTAGGGGTAAATAAAGCTATCTATGAAGAAGCTGGATATATAGAGAATGAAGAAACTCTAAATGAAAGATTAGCTATGTCAGAAACGCCATTGTTAATGTATGCAAATTTCGATTTGCCAAATGATAATTTAGGTTTAGTAAGTCCAATCTATTTTTCTAATCTTGTCTTGGATTATGCAGGGATAAATAAATCACCGTTCTATCAATTTTTATCGGAAATGCATAAAGAAATACCAGTCCTTAAAGATGAGTTAAAGGTTAATAAAGATGGAGAAGAGATAACAGATTTAACAAAGAAACAAAAAGAAATGTTAGAGCAATATAAAATGATCCAATATGATTTACTTGCTGGAAAGCAGTATAGTAAAGATATACTTTTTAAATAG
- a CDS encoding catalase yields the protein MDGKKNKKTEQLESFTRENEGKRMTTNTGVTISNDENTLNAGDRGPTLLEDFLMREKLAHFDRERIPERVVHARGYGAHGMFELYESLEELTMAHFLQDPSKKTPLFVRFSEVAGSKGANETNRDVRGFAVKFYTEEGNFDLVGNNIPIFFIQDGIKFPDLIHALKPEPHNEIPQGQTAHDTFWDFIANNQESAAMMMWIMSDRAIPRSFRMMQGFGVHTFRLVNKNGKSRFVKFHWKPKLGIHSLIWDEAQKLGGADPDYHRRDLWENINAGNYPEYELGIQILEEDDEFKYDFDILDATKIWPEEDFPVKIIGKMTLNRNVDNVFAETEQVALHPGSIVRGIDFTNDPLLQGRLFSYTDTQLARVGTNYQELPINRPICPFHNNQRDGASKYIIDKGKIAYHNNSLANNTPYTVPGTKGGFVTYPSTVSGHKMRETAASFKDHFSQARLFWNSMSNVEKVHIMQAFSFELGKVNSKSVRQQVVNMIAHISTELATLVAEAVGAKVPNIQESSVTESSPALSMANTTFSPNTLRVGIIVANGYDGQNAQYIINQFKQVGLQPVIVSERLGIVQGTQNVRWDVNDTFLTGSPLLYDGLLLIGGNLDEQFLNKASSFVVESYNHFKPIGAFQNGSTVIQSLNIQGKPGVLVEQSPTLLANEFIKAMTKQRFWDRAYE from the coding sequence ATGGACGGTAAAAAAAATAAAAAAACAGAACAACTGGAATCCTTCACCCGTGAGAATGAAGGAAAGAGAATGACGACAAATACAGGTGTTACAATTTCAAATGATGAAAATACTTTAAACGCTGGTGATCGTGGTCCTACCCTTCTAGAAGATTTCCTGATGCGAGAAAAGCTTGCTCATTTTGACCGTGAACGAATTCCTGAAAGAGTCGTTCACGCACGTGGATACGGTGCACATGGTATGTTCGAGCTATATGAATCTTTAGAAGAGCTAACAATGGCCCACTTTTTACAAGACCCTTCAAAAAAAACACCCCTTTTCGTTCGCTTCTCTGAAGTAGCTGGATCAAAAGGGGCGAATGAAACAAATCGAGATGTACGAGGGTTCGCCGTTAAATTTTATACAGAAGAAGGAAATTTTGATTTAGTAGGAAACAATATTCCTATTTTTTTCATTCAAGATGGCATTAAATTCCCTGATCTTATTCACGCCCTTAAACCTGAGCCGCATAATGAGATTCCGCAGGGACAAACAGCACATGATACATTTTGGGACTTCATCGCCAATAACCAAGAATCCGCAGCGATGATGATGTGGATTATGTCTGATCGTGCCATTCCAAGAAGTTTTCGAATGATGCAAGGATTTGGCGTTCATACATTCCGCTTAGTGAATAAGAACGGAAAATCACGATTCGTAAAATTTCACTGGAAGCCGAAGCTCGGCATTCACTCATTAATTTGGGATGAAGCTCAAAAATTAGGCGGCGCCGATCCAGATTACCATCGCCGTGATTTATGGGAAAATATTAATGCTGGAAACTATCCTGAGTACGAACTTGGCATTCAAATTTTAGAAGAAGATGATGAATTCAAATACGATTTCGATATATTAGATGCGACGAAAATTTGGCCTGAAGAAGATTTTCCCGTTAAAATCATCGGAAAAATGACATTAAATCGCAACGTCGATAATGTATTCGCGGAAACGGAACAAGTCGCACTTCATCCTGGAAGTATCGTCCGTGGTATTGATTTTACAAATGATCCGCTCTTACAAGGTAGGCTCTTTTCTTATACAGACACTCAATTGGCACGCGTCGGTACAAATTATCAAGAATTACCGATTAACCGTCCGATATGCCCATTTCATAACAATCAAAGAGATGGTGCATCTAAATATATAATCGATAAAGGAAAAATTGCTTACCATAATAATTCCTTAGCAAATAACACTCCTTACACTGTCCCCGGTACAAAGGGTGGGTTTGTTACATATCCTTCTACTGTATCAGGTCATAAAATGAGAGAGACAGCTGCCAGTTTCAAAGACCATTTTTCTCAAGCACGTTTATTTTGGAATAGTATGAGTAACGTCGAAAAGGTTCATATTATGCAAGCCTTCTCCTTTGAATTAGGAAAAGTAAACAGTAAATCGGTACGCCAACAAGTCGTAAATATGATTGCACATATTAGTACTGAATTAGCTACGTTAGTCGCTGAAGCGGTCGGAGCAAAAGTCCCAAATATTCAAGAATCCAGCGTTACGGAATCATCGCCAGCACTCAGTATGGCCAATACGACATTTAGTCCTAATACATTACGAGTAGGTATCATTGTTGCAAATGGATATGACGGACAAAACGCGCAATATATAATAAATCAATTCAAACAAGTTGGGCTGCAGCCGGTCATTGTTTCCGAACGATTAGGTATTGTGCAAGGAACGCAAAATGTACGTTGGGACGTGAATGATACTTTTTTAACAGGATCTCCACTTCTTTATGACGGTCTACTTCTTATTGGAGGAAATCTTGATGAACAGTTTCTTAATAAAGCAAGTTCATTTGTCGTAGAATCATATAATCACTTTAAGCCAATTGGTGCCTTCCAAAATGGATCTACTGTTATTCAATCTTTAAATATTCAAGGAAAACCTGGTGTCTTAGTAGAACAGAGCCCTACGCTCCTGGCGAATGAATTTATTAAAGCTATGACGAAACAACGCTTTTGGGATAGAGCATATGAATAA
- a CDS encoding ATP synthase subunit I — translation MISMSLRSFKIQSYYLLGFLLLGWMLTPFSAHFLGAGIGLIVSMYCVWLLGRRIEKLGDSIVKKTKAPTLGMFNRFAAAILGAIIMYEIEHHMVMWAFAVGILGGYFLIVVNLGYYSMKDEEELTKS, via the coding sequence ATGATTAGTATGTCATTAAGATCGTTTAAAATTCAATCGTATTATTTACTAGGTTTTCTTTTACTAGGGTGGATGTTAACACCGTTTTCAGCTCATTTCCTAGGCGCTGGAATTGGACTTATCGTAAGTATGTATTGTGTTTGGCTTTTAGGAAGACGAATTGAGAAGCTTGGAGATAGTATCGTAAAGAAAACGAAAGCACCGACGCTCGGTATGTTTAATCGTTTTGCAGCTGCTATTTTGGGTGCTATTATTATGTACGAAATTGAGCACCATATGGTAATGTGGGCATTTGCAGTAGGGATTCTGGGTGGCTATTTCTTAATCGTTGTGAATTTAGGTTACTATAGTATGAAAGATGAGGAAGAATTAACGAAGAGCTAA
- a CDS encoding alpha/beta fold hydrolase, translated as MFVTVEKDVHIFVQDVNPGPGSKTVFFVHGWPLNHQMYQYQLNVLPQHGFRCIAMDIRGNGQSDKPWTGYTYDRLADDIAIVLEALQVENATLVGFSVGGALSIRYMSRYNGQRISKLVLVDAVSPSFVKNQESPYGVPKEQADTLINQMYANMPKFLNDVSLSFFNRNLGSATLEWFSYLGMQSASYALIKILQAAANEDVTKDLSKINVPTKIFHGVHDQLIPYKSAELTQKRIKNSQLHPLTNSGHGSPIDQADELNAELIKFLHS; from the coding sequence ATGTTTGTTACTGTCGAGAAAGATGTGCATATTTTTGTGCAAGACGTTAACCCCGGACCCGGTAGTAAAACCGTGTTCTTCGTCCATGGCTGGCCTTTAAATCATCAAATGTACCAATATCAACTCAATGTGTTACCACAGCACGGTTTCCGCTGTATCGCTATGGATATACGCGGAAACGGACAATCTGATAAACCATGGACTGGTTACACATACGATCGTTTAGCAGACGATATCGCCATTGTCCTAGAAGCACTTCAAGTAGAAAATGCTACATTAGTCGGTTTTTCAGTAGGTGGCGCTCTTTCTATTCGTTACATGTCTCGCTACAATGGTCAGCGCATTTCTAAACTTGTATTAGTCGATGCTGTTTCCCCCTCTTTCGTCAAAAATCAAGAATCTCCCTACGGTGTCCCAAAAGAACAAGCAGATACCCTCATTAATCAAATGTATGCCAATATGCCAAAATTTTTAAATGATGTGTCTTTATCATTTTTTAATAGAAACTTAGGATCTGCTACGTTAGAATGGTTTTCTTATCTCGGTATGCAGTCTGCTTCCTACGCTCTCATCAAAATATTGCAAGCTGCCGCAAATGAAGATGTAACGAAAGATTTAAGTAAAATTAACGTCCCAACAAAAATATTCCACGGTGTTCACGATCAACTGATCCCTTACAAAAGTGCTGAACTCACGCAAAAGCGGATTAAAAATTCTCAGTTACATCCTCTTACAAATAGCGGTCACGGCTCTCCAATCGATCAAGCGGATGAATTAAATGCAGAACTTATAAAGTTTTTGCATTCATAA
- a CDS encoding ATP-binding protein has translation MNKNDIFKNEEMKALKIFLSLFFTIFFVYDLAYEFIVPLIGGEQEGVGEFEDGLGLWLYFLMVILFCIGVYFMKWNNPFAVKYIILIGYNLLDFIHNFMIYYGSDAEFDGGNIVEGFFILFAPLFVNKRYFWLVTGILVGKYALIGIMIQSSLVLIPMALYSVFTIICWIMFLRFQSYVRTLEMMDKEIEQTEKLATVGKMATVIGYKIRGPLANLDKFVNKQANKYPEDKIYSDIMKQEVERIHTIATELSGFEKSKSLESEIHNIEEIIAYVIRVMGKPALKQGVHIQGIYSKDIPSITCDEKRLKQVFFNLIKNAIEAMSVGGTITIKVTVEDAIIVQVKDEGCGIPKDKIPKLNEAFYTTKETGTGLGLVVTEKIIKDHNGKMSFESEVGVGTTVKIVLPM, from the coding sequence ATGAATAAAAACGATATATTTAAAAATGAAGAAATGAAGGCGCTGAAAATATTTTTAAGTCTATTTTTTACTATATTTTTTGTATACGATCTGGCCTACGAATTTATTGTACCTTTAATAGGAGGAGAGCAAGAAGGAGTAGGAGAATTTGAAGATGGTTTAGGCTTATGGCTTTATTTTCTGATGGTGATTTTGTTTTGTATTGGAGTATACTTCATGAAATGGAATAATCCATTTGCAGTAAAGTATATTATTCTAATTGGATATAACTTATTAGATTTTATCCATAATTTTATGATTTACTATGGTAGTGATGCTGAGTTTGATGGTGGGAATATAGTAGAAGGATTTTTTATTTTATTTGCCCCACTCTTTGTGAACAAAAGATATTTTTGGTTAGTTACCGGCATACTTGTTGGAAAGTATGCTCTTATAGGAATCATGATTCAATCGTCACTCGTTTTAATCCCAATGGCATTATATAGCGTATTTACTATCATATGTTGGATTATGTTTTTGAGATTTCAGTCTTATGTTCGCACGCTTGAGATGATGGATAAAGAAATAGAACAAACAGAAAAACTGGCAACTGTTGGGAAAATGGCAACAGTTATTGGCTACAAAATTAGAGGGCCTCTAGCGAATTTAGATAAATTTGTGAATAAGCAAGCGAATAAATATCCTGAGGATAAAATATATAGTGATATTATGAAACAAGAAGTAGAACGAATTCATACAATCGCTACAGAACTTAGTGGATTTGAAAAATCTAAATCACTAGAATCAGAAATTCATAATATAGAAGAAATTATCGCTTATGTTATTAGAGTTATGGGGAAGCCTGCTTTAAAGCAAGGAGTGCACATACAAGGTATTTATAGTAAAGATATACCATCGATTACATGCGATGAAAAACGATTAAAACAAGTATTTTTTAATTTAATTAAAAATGCGATTGAAGCAATGTCAGTTGGCGGAACGATTACGATTAAAGTGACTGTAGAAGATGCAATCATTGTTCAAGTTAAGGATGAGGGTTGCGGTATTCCAAAAGACAAAATTCCGAAGCTAAATGAAGCTTTTTACACAACGAAAGAAACGGGAACAGGTTTAGGTTTAGTAGTTACAGAAAAAATTATTAAAGACCACAACGGTAAAATGAGTTTTGAAAGTGAAGTTGGGGTTGGAACGACTGTAAAGATTGTATTGCCGATGTAA
- a CDS encoding ATP-binding protein: protein MKESFLSYKEEERNAKIFLWVLYVIVVSYQIFYAIVLENKSLTDKGNSILWQVIFGIAILGVNVYLIKKEKVPLVKYACVFAYTGIEIINILSYMLYNEAAFDGVNIIEIILIFFVPIFLNKKYFAFVLSTIVGKYVIYLFVLQEVKGFMFLIMYTLVLIAAYIILNRFIQYLSAVKESIKIASESQKLAVIGKMAATVGHEIKNPLASLKGFTQLQREKHGEDPIYKQMIFEIENMNNMISELMEVATCKPSIYKKHNIGGIVLQAITILREKMNESSVQLISNVEEKMIEVECDERKIRGVLLYVIKNALEAMEQGGTLELRLENKGQDYVILSVIDNGYGIKKENLARVTEAFYTTKQDKIGLGLTVANRLVTEQHLGELHISSERDIGTRIDIMLPKQHGNNEIQVGEKLGVTI, encoded by the coding sequence GTGAAAGAAAGTTTTCTATCATATAAAGAAGAAGAAAGGAACGCAAAAATTTTTTTATGGGTGCTGTATGTCATTGTTGTTTCATACCAAATTTTCTATGCAATCGTATTGGAGAATAAATCACTAACGGATAAGGGAAATAGTATACTATGGCAAGTTATTTTCGGAATAGCAATACTAGGTGTGAATGTATATTTAATAAAAAAAGAGAAAGTGCCCCTTGTTAAATATGCATGTGTATTTGCATATACGGGAATAGAAATTATTAATATACTATCGTATATGCTTTATAATGAGGCGGCATTTGATGGGGTAAATATAATAGAAATTATTCTCATCTTCTTTGTACCTATATTTTTAAATAAAAAATATTTTGCGTTTGTACTTTCGACTATTGTAGGAAAATATGTGATTTATTTATTTGTATTACAGGAAGTAAAGGGGTTTATGTTCCTCATTATGTATACACTTGTATTAATAGCGGCATACATCATTTTAAATCGATTTATACAATACCTTTCAGCGGTAAAGGAAAGTATTAAGATTGCTAGTGAATCACAAAAATTAGCAGTAATCGGAAAAATGGCAGCGACAGTAGGACATGAAATTAAAAATCCACTTGCTTCATTAAAAGGGTTTACGCAATTACAACGAGAGAAGCATGGGGAGGACCCTATTTACAAACAGATGATCTTTGAAATAGAAAATATGAATAATATGATAAGTGAGTTGATGGAAGTTGCTACATGTAAACCTTCTATTTATAAAAAACATAATATAGGAGGAATTGTATTACAAGCAATAACAATTCTTCGCGAAAAAATGAATGAATCTAGCGTCCAGCTTATTTCTAATGTGGAAGAAAAGATGATAGAAGTTGAATGTGATGAGCGGAAAATAAGAGGAGTCTTGCTATATGTCATAAAAAATGCTCTGGAGGCCATGGAGCAAGGTGGCACATTAGAGTTACGGTTAGAAAATAAAGGACAAGATTATGTAATACTAAGTGTAATCGATAATGGTTACGGTATTAAGAAAGAAAATTTGGCTCGTGTTACAGAGGCCTTTTATACAACGAAACAAGATAAAATTGGTTTGGGACTTACGGTAGCGAATCGGCTTGTTACCGAGCAGCATCTTGGTGAATTACATATTTCAAGTGAAAGAGATATTGGAACTAGAATAGATATCATGCTCCCGAAGCAGCATGGAAATAATGAAATCCAAGTGGGAGAAAAGCTAGGAGTTACCATATGA
- a CDS encoding DMT family transporter produces the protein MRRWGIELLILTVVIIWGINFTIAKYGLLEFTAIEFTALRMISAAPLMLLLTFFIEKSVYMERKDIPRLIIVSVVGIVLYQTLFMETVKYTSATNASLLISISPIFTTVFAIFLKQEKFSSRKLIGSIIAFGGAALVLVAGHSLASSFYGNGIGLITSICWGLYPVLAGPLIKKYSALRVTAWSALVGAIPLLLLSGPHVFIMPFQITHGMTLFALLYSIFFVTVFGLVMWYVGIQKIGASHTMVYMYITPLVAVLFAAVWANEYVSFQQIIGGIIIFFGLWFVKSEKVKVHSTAGEPISK, from the coding sequence ATGAGAAGATGGGGGATTGAGTTATTAATCTTAACAGTCGTTATTATTTGGGGGATTAATTTTACGATTGCGAAATATGGACTTTTAGAATTTACAGCAATTGAGTTTACGGCACTTCGGATGATATCAGCGGCACCGCTTATGTTACTCCTTACATTTTTTATTGAAAAGTCGGTTTATATGGAGCGAAAGGATATACCTAGATTAATCATCGTTAGCGTTGTAGGTATTGTACTGTATCAAACGTTATTTATGGAAACTGTCAAATATACATCTGCTACAAATGCCTCTTTACTCATTTCTATTTCACCTATTTTTACAACTGTATTTGCTATTTTTTTGAAACAAGAAAAGTTTTCTTCTCGAAAGCTCATCGGTTCTATAATTGCCTTTGGTGGTGCTGCATTAGTTTTAGTAGCAGGGCATTCGCTTGCTAGTTCTTTTTATGGTAATGGAATTGGACTTATTACATCAATATGCTGGGGGCTTTATCCAGTTTTAGCAGGTCCATTAATTAAAAAATATTCAGCACTACGTGTTACCGCATGGTCAGCATTAGTTGGCGCGATTCCGCTTTTATTGTTAAGTGGACCACATGTATTTATAATGCCATTTCAGATTACACACGGAATGACACTATTCGCTTTACTATATTCCATTTTCTTTGTAACAGTATTTGGTTTAGTGATGTGGTATGTTGGTATTCAAAAAATTGGCGCGTCACATACGATGGTATATATGTATATAACGCCACTTGTAGCTGTTTTATTTGCAGCTGTATGGGCAAATGAATATGTATCATTTCAACAAATAATCGGTGGCATTATTATTTTCTTCGGTCTATGGTTTGTGAAATCGGAGAAAGTAAAAGTGCATTCTACTGCGGGGGAACCTATATCAAAATAG